The genomic stretch CGAGTCCGGTATGGCATCTGACCCTGTCGCCGTCGTCGACGTCGGCAGCACGACCGTCCGGTACGGCCGCGTCTCTGAAGCCAACCTCGTCGACGTCGACACCGAACCCACTCGCCCGAGAGACCTCCCCGCACAGCTCGTCGGCGTCGTCAGGCGACTCCGAGAGCGCGCCGACGGCGGCGGGAACCTCAGTCGCGTCGCCATCTCCACGACCGGGTTGGTCGACCACGAACGCGGCGTCGTCACCGAGTTCGACACCGCCGACGGCGACACGCTGCACGACATCCCCCTCGCCGAAGTCATCGAAGCCGAACTCGGGCTTCCCACGACCGTCGAGAACGACTGCACTGCGGCCGCACTCGGCGAGGCGATCTTTGGCGACGGCCGGGGCTACGGGACGGTCGTCCACGTCACCGTCGGCACCGGCATCGGCGCGGGCGTCGTCGTCGACGGCGAGCCGCTGCGCGGCGAGCGGGGCTACGCCGCCGAGGTCGGCCTGATTCCGGTCGTCGCCGACGGCGACCTCGCGAGCACCGGCGTCCGCGGCGCGTGGGAGGCGTACTGCGGGGGCCGCGGTATCCCGCGGTTCGCCGAGCGGCTGCTCGCCGACGCTGACGACGGGCGCGAGTCGGTCCTCCGCGCGGGCGACGAACTCACCGCGCCGGACGTGTTCACCGCCGCAGCCGACGGCGACGCGGTCGCTCGGGACTGTCTCGACCGCGTCGCACGCTACAACGCCGCTGGTGTCGGAGCTGTGCTCAACGCGTTCGACCCCGGCATCGTCACCGTCGGCGGCTCCGTCGCGCGCAACAACCCCGAGTGGTTTTTCGGCGGTCTCGACCGCTATCTCGGTGACTACGCGCTCGCCGACCCGCCCGAGGTCAGGCTGACGGGTCTCGGTGCCGACATCGAACTCTACGGGGCCGCAGCGGCAGCCGGATACACGCTGTAGGCCGCGAAGAACGCCGTAGGCTGTCAAGAACGGCGTCGCCGCCTAGATCCGCGAGAGACCGCTCGCGACGAGGATGCCGACGAGGAGGAGGAAGAACGGCCCGAGCAGGAGCGTGACGCCGAGTGCCTGGCCCTGACTCACGCTCGGAAGCGCGTAGAGACCGAGCGGGACGGCGAGGAAACAGCCACTGAGCACCGCAGCGACGGCCACGACTCGCCGGTCGGTCTCGGGGCGGCTCGTGTCGACGACCGGAAGATCGAGTCGGTCGACGGCGCGGTCGAGGTCGGTGACAGGACCCAGTTGGACGGCCGAGCGGCCGCCGCTTTCGACGTCTG from Halogranum gelatinilyticum encodes the following:
- a CDS encoding ROK family protein; the encoded protein is MASDPVAVVDVGSTTVRYGRVSEANLVDVDTEPTRPRDLPAQLVGVVRRLRERADGGGNLSRVAISTTGLVDHERGVVTEFDTADGDTLHDIPLAEVIEAELGLPTTVENDCTAAALGEAIFGDGRGYGTVVHVTVGTGIGAGVVVDGEPLRGERGYAAEVGLIPVVADGDLASTGVRGAWEAYCGGRGIPRFAERLLADADDGRESVLRAGDELTAPDVFTAAADGDAVARDCLDRVARYNAAGVGAVLNAFDPGIVTVGGSVARNNPEWFFGGLDRYLGDYALADPPEVRLTGLGADIELYGAAAAAGYTL